Proteins from a single region of Palaemon carinicauda isolate YSFRI2023 chromosome 1, ASM3689809v2, whole genome shotgun sequence:
- the LOC137640192 gene encoding uncharacterized protein encodes MHTPIHTRGEKPGGRLLSRIEINSVYLGIDYEDLAHQQQLDPETPAYRTAITALKWPSSAMSNDGKNHIQLIHLARDEGEHHPVGPQLHQLPNKQNFLTHNIRNQALQATHETFQPRPHQRHWPPSPSGGDRFLLTVNRSTQWIEATPMQDSSTPSCVNTLLSSWISRFGVPDDITTNRGLAFLSDVWGALTKSLGGTTHSTISYNPAANVLVERAHRSLKASLIARCSDDNWKAQLHWVLLGLRTAPRSNGEPSSAGKVYGETIAVPGEFFLGPSNESD; translated from the exons ATGCACACTCCAATACATACCAGGGGAGAAAAACCTGGTGGCCGACTACTCTCCAGAATAGAAATAAACAGCGTCTACCTCGGCATTGACTATGAGGACCTGGCACATCAGCAACAACTTGACCCGGAAACACCTGCCTACCGGACAGCCATCACGGCTTTAAAATGGCCCTCCTCTGCGATGTCA AACGACGGCAAGAACCATATCCAGCTAATTCATCTGGCACGGGATGAGGGAGAACATCACCCGGTGGGCCCGCAGCTGCATCAACTGCCAAACAAGCAAAATTTCCTGACACACAACATCAGGAATCAGGCCCTTCAAGCAACCCATGAGACGTTTCAGCCACGTCCACATCAACGTCATTGGCCCCCTTCCCCCTCCGGAGGGGACCGCTTCCTGTTGACAGTCAACAGGTCCACCCAGTGGATTGAAGCAACCCCCATGCAAGATTCATCAACACCCTCCTGTGTCAACACCCTCCTTTCAAGTTGGATCAGCAGGTTTGGCGTTCCAGACGACATTACAACCAACAGGGGGCTGGCCTTCCTGTCAGATGTCTGGGGTGCCCTCACAAAATCACTTGGGGGCACCACCCACAGCACAAtctcctacaaccccgctgccaacgtATTGGTCGAACGGGCCCATCGGTCCCTTAAAGCTTCCCTGATTGCTCGTTGCTCTGACGACAACTGGAAGGCCCAGTTACACTGGGTTCTCCTAGGACTACGCACCGCCCCCAGATCCAACGGAGAACCTTCATCAGCAGGAAAAGTTTACGGAGAAACCATAGCTGTACCAGGAGAATTCTTTCTGGGGCCATCCAACGAAAGCGACTAG
- the LOC137640201 gene encoding uncharacterized protein, which produces MSCHVTVLSSVLCIHTIHHITVSSCHVTVSSCHVTVSSCHVPVSSCHVTVPSTMLCIHTNHHATLCHGTSPFRHPCYVFTLFITSPSHPVTSPSHPVTSLSHPVTSPSHPVTSPFRPPCYVFTLFITSPSHHVTSLFRQPSYVFTLITTPHHVMSRHCSVHHAMYSHYSSHHRLITSRHPSINRSMYSHCALRHRFHNITIPFVNCAVYSRNASRHRLITSRHRSVNHAMYSHYSSRHHLITTHHPSLNRVMYSHYSSSQSHHVTSPFR; this is translated from the coding sequence ATGTCATGTCACGTCACCGTTCTGTcatccgtgctatgtattcacactattcatcacatcaccgTCTCATCCTGTCACGTCACCGTCTCATCCTGTCACGTCACTGTCTCATCCTGTCACGTCCCCGTCTCATCctgtcacgtcaccgttccgtccaccatgctatgtattcacactaatcATCACGCCACATTATGTCATggcacgtcaccgttccgtcatccgtgctatgtattcacactattcatcacatcaccgTCTCATCCTGTCACGTCACCGTCTCATCCTGTCACGTCACTGTCTCATCCTGTCACGTCACCGTCTCATCctgtcacgtcaccgttccgtccaccatgctatgtattcacactattcatcacgtcaccgtctcatcacgtcacatcactgtTCCGTCAACCTTCCTATGTATTCACTCTAATCACCACGCCACATCATGTCATGTCACGTCACTGTTCCGTccaccatgctatgtattcacactattcatcacatcaccgtctcatcacgtcacgCCACCCATCCATCAACCGTTCTATGTATTCACACTGTGCATTACGTCACCGTTTTCATAACATCACAATACCGTTCGTCAACTGTGCTGTGTATTCACGCAATGcatcacgtcaccgtctcatcacgtcacgtcaccgttccgtcaaccatgctatgtattcacactattcatcacgtcaccatctCATCACGACACATCACCCTTCCCTCAATCGCGTTATGTACTCACACTATTCATCAAGTcagtctcatcacgtcacgtcaccattcCGTTAA